DNA sequence from the Callospermophilus lateralis isolate mCalLat2 chromosome 2, mCalLat2.hap1, whole genome shotgun sequence genome:
GCTAGTACAGATGATAATAGACCTCAGTTCTTTTCACTCAATGTTTATGTCACATAGAGCTGACTTACTCTAAAACACAGGTTTCCCAGCTATGAAACAGAGAATTTCTGTTTagactacttaaaaaaaaaatcaggaggtTCAACTGGAAACAAGAGTTTTGGAATCAGACAGCTAAACTGAAATCTAGTCTCTTTTATTCATTAGGTGAGTATCTCAAAGAAGTTGAGGAAACCAAATTTCAATTTCCTCATTCATGAATAGGACATGAAGGAAGAAATAAGCTAATAATATACTTGCAGGACATTGACAcagcacatttctttaaaaaaaaaaggccaatatttaacAGTACagataaaatgctttaaaaaacaaaaagtactttgggctggggttgtggctcagtggtaaagcacttgctcagcatgtgtaaggcagtgggtttgattctcaataccacatataaataaatgaataaaataaaggttcaacaactaaaaaatataaatatatataaatacaaatacTACCCACAAAGCAATTTTTTGCcaaatactaatacttttctCCAAAGAACTGCTATTAGCAGGCTACTGAACAGCATCAAAACATGCTGTGcatgggctgggatgtggctcagtggcagagcccttgcctggcatgtgtgaaaccCTAAGTTCAATGCCCAACACCATTAATAACAAACAAGACATGCTGTGAAAGATTCTATGCTAAATATCCATCAGGAAGGTTCCTACAGCAGATGTGTTTCCCTATGAGCAAGGTCTAGGCCAAAACTAACGATTTACTCTACTCATTTAGATAGAGGTTGGTGCTTAGCAACAGAAAATTGTTCTGAAGTTCACCCTGTTTCTGAAGGAATTCAAACTCTGAGATCTCTGGAGGCACAAAGCCCAGTGTGAAATATTATAGAAAGTAGAAACAATGGGAGAGCGGCAGTGGTTGCACCCTGCGTGATCAGCTGTAGAATCAAAGGAAAACCTCGGCTCCTTGGTTTCAGGCTAACTGTAGATTCACTCACGCTATGGCGTGGCCAAATACAAGTCTCCAAGAGCTGTTTCCCCACAAGGGTGGCACCCTGGCTCTGAAAGTGTGCTTGTGACTGAGTCAAGAGCAAAAGCACAGGCCAGCACCGAACCCCTGTAGTGACACCAGAAGAAGGGGGAGTTCAGAAGCCCCAGTCACAGCGCCGAGGGCAGGAAAGCAGTGGCCCTAGATCCCAGACCCCTCCAGCTCTGGCCCTTCCTTAGTCCTGGTGGGCTGTTGCCCTCTTGGTCCTAGGCCGCCACCCTCAGGACTGCACAGACCTTCCCTGGCACAGCCCGTCCACTCTCCCCACACGTCCCGCTGCCTCGGGCCTCCCCGCCTCGGGTCCGAGCGCCCACAGCCTGTCTCGGACAGGCCCTGGCCCCTCGTTTCGGTGCTCACTTCTTCGTGTAGAGCTCCTCCAGACGGTGCCACACGGCTGCCTGGCCGGGCCCGGAGCTCTGGCTCTGCTGTAAGAAGCCCGGTACATCCTTCATGATGGCAGGAGTAAGCCGGGACAGGGAGAGCGCCGAGGTGTCAGGGCCGCGGGGATGGCGGCCGGAAGTGCTCACTCACTTCCGGTCCGTGTGGCGCGGGGCGTGCCGGGAGCGTCGCTGCTGGCTCCAGCGGCGCGCTGTCGCCAGGGTAACCACGCTCTTACGCGTTTGGGGCAAAATTCTCTCCTGGGTCGGTACCGGCTTCCTGCACCAGGCCTTGCTCTGGAGACATTAAAGAGAACGGGCGCCAGCGGGCAACCGGCCCCGACTGGCCGTGCGGCCTCAGCCTGAAGATCCGAGATCCTCTCCCATGGGGATGGTACTGGCACCTTCCTGGGAGTGTCTCGCGGGGACAAGGACTAGTTATCAGCCCCGTGGCGGCTGGATGTCTTGTCGCGGCTCGGGCCAGAGGCCAGAGCCCAGCAGACCCGGGAAACCACCCCACCCCAGCGCGCAGGGGCAGGCGGGAATGAATCTTGGAGTGGAGGAGGCGCAGGAGCTCACGGGGATGGGGCTCGGGGCGGGGGGTGGTCTCTTTGGGTGGGGCAGGAGCTCGCAGGGACCGGGAAGCGGGTCAGGGGATGGGACTTGGGCCATGACAAGAGCTCGCCGGGGTCGTGTGCGCGGTGGAGCCCAGCGCACAGCTAGGCGCTCGGCACGGGGCGGGACTTGAGCTCGCGGGGCCGGAGCTCACCGGGAGGGCGCTCGGGCGGGGCGTAGGCGGGGCGGGCGCGGGCACGTGACCCGCGGATGCCTGCGGAAGGAACGTCATGGCGCTGTGGGGCCGACGGTGGCTGGCCTCTCTCAGATTGTGGGGCCCGGGAGGTGGGCGGCCGGGCCTCGCGCGGGCCCCACCGTCCCGCGCCTGGCGGACGGTGTGCGCGGGGGCGGATAGCGTCTGGGCTCGCGCGCCTGCGGAGCCGCGCCCGCGGGAGCCAGGCAGGTGCGCCTCCGGAGGCCCCGGGTCGCGCAGGGCCTCCTCGGTTCTTGACCGCGTGTCTAGTGGTTCCGTCCGCGGCGGCTCGGCCCGTTACTGGTCTGTGGAAGTCCACGACGTGGATATTTCATAACGACTTTGGTCACTCACGTGTTGAAATAGGGTCTAATCTGTAGCTCTTACAAATGACGCGGTGCCGAATGACTTTGCTTGTACCTTGTTTCTTGGATAAATTCCTAGTATTGGGACTTTGGGTCTAAAAGTGTCTGCGTTTAACGTCTCAGTGGCCTTCGTGACGTAAGGTCGTCAGTGAACACTGCCGCGGAGGGGACGACACCCAGTAACTGCCCTTTTTGGAATGCCACTCAATCCATCCCGGGGCCCTGCGCATGCTAGGCCGGCACGCTGATCCTTACCTGGGGAATTGAGCTTACCTATGGAAAAATCTGAAGGTCCGAGTTGTTAGGGTATAAACTTAGATGCTTTGTAATGGGGGGATATTCAAGTAAATAATGGTAAATTCATGTGAcacatattgaaaggttaataaagagATTTTCATCAAGGACAACGTTACTGAGCTCTTGTTCTGTACAGGCCCTgttctggtgctggggatagagcaGGTACCAGGGCAGACACTTGCTTCTGTAGAGCCAGTTCTTATTACAGAGATTATCTGCAAGACTGGCTGCCATTAAACCAACCTTTGCCACCATTGGTTTTAACACAGAAGCTGTAGGGCTTCCTATGAGAAGCAGACTATTTGCCCAGACTTGCAGTTGGGAATTTCTTTTGCCACTAGATTTTAGATTCTTGGTGAGATGTCCAGAAGGCTCTAAAGCCAAGACTGTTGTCTCAGGAGGCCTCCAGAGTTTCTGCAGCTGCAGTGCCTCTTGCCCTGTCCTTCAGGTGCTGCTACAGGCTCTGTGTCATTTGTATTGCTTTGTTTTCTTGTCTGCTCAGATGTAGAGTCATTTACAAAGTCCTGTGGCCTCATTGAAGCCTGTGACTTGGTTTTCTGTGTGTTCTGTGCCCTTTACTATGAAAGACCATTCCATACTCCCAATCTTGGCTCTTGGTTTCTGGAGGTGACTTAAGAACTTTCCAGAGCTTTGCAATGAGAACCCTGAGCTGCGGTATACCTTCTGCCTTGCCTGATTGTGTAATTTTAGCTGCTAATCTGAGCTGCCCCCATCTGCAGACATTAAAGATGAACTCTGTGCAGCACTCTGAACCCctgtcagggcatggatgtttctTTCTGGAATAGTCTTTAGAGAGACCAGCTTTTATCCCAATagtattttgaagcaaaacctgaGAATTACTTTAAACTCACTGTATTTTCATCACTTCCCATGTACCTTAAGGTGTGTAGCTCTGTGGAACATGTGCCCCAGAGCCTTCACAAAGAATGCTTTTGGCCCTGGCTTGAGTTTCTATGAGGACTTCTGTTCTTAGCACTGCTTTGATAGCCGCACTCACAAATGATGCTTTCCTGATTACACAGTGCCTATTAACTGAAAGTTTTTGCTGCCAAATAGTCTTGATTTCTGACTTGTGACTGCTTTCTGTTTTAGCCAGTGGTCATCCATGGTGAGAAAGTTGGTTGTTTTGGGGGGACTGAAGTCatgtgcatgacctttttgacggtGGGAAGGGTAGAGTGTGCTCGTTCTTGCTAGCGTGAAGCTGGTTGTCTTTCTATTCTGCATTTGTTCTCAGTATTACAAGTGGACGAAGGGCCATCTCACTGTCTGTGGGTGCTTCAGGCATCTTTGGAAGTAGAGGCAACAGTGAGAAAGAGAAACTGTCCCTGCAGGACATCGCTGAGCTGATCCGGGTGCGCGCCTGTCAGAAGGTGGTGGTCATGGTGGGGGCTGGCATCAGCACACCCAGCGGCATTCCAGATTTCAGGTACCACAGTGACCCTTGCCGAGGCTTCCCCACTCTCTCCTGGTGGGCTTAGGACCTCTTCCTTCTCACTCTGCAGATCTCCAGGGAGCGGCCTCTATAGCAACCTCCAGCAGTACAACATCCCATACCCCGAAGCCATTTTTGAACTGGAATTTTTTTTCCACAACCCCAAGCCCTTTTTCACTTTAGCCAAGGAGCTGTACCCTGGAAACTATAGGCCCAATGCCACTCACTACTTTCTCCGATTGCTTCATGACAAGGGACTGCTTCTGCGTCTCTACACACAGAACATCGATGGACTTGAGAGAGGTGAGCCTCTGTTTCCTCTCCACGTCACATCTGTGCCTGTTTCCAGGTGGGGCTCCGGCCATTGCTAATACCTCATTTTTGGTGCTGTTTTGAGCCAACTAGACCTCTGTTGGGACCTCCCTGTGGGCCTGTCTTCCTGCAGAGTTGTGAGTTTTGGACAGAACTTAAGTTGACATTGTTTTGCTAATCTGGTatgaatatttctttcatttttttctgttttaagaaATACATGGAGCTAGGctaggtctgtaatcccagcagttcaggaaacTTGAGACAgtattgcaaattcaaagtcagcttcagccacttagtgaggccttaagcaacttagtgaaactctgtctcaaaaaaaaaaaaaagggcttgggGTGTGGTTCATTGgtcagggcccctgggttcaatccccaataccagggggaggaaaaaaaaaaggaaaagaagaaatctgtggaacatacagaaataaaaagtataaGAAGTCCTCTGTCCTCCCACTCAGtctccatatctgacacagggccCAGTCCTTGTTTGTCTGTTTCCCCACCTTCTTTCTCACCTCCAGGATGTTTTCAAGCAAATCCATCACATGGTAAATTTAATCCAGAAACAATCTAGAAGTAAATCAATGAGTATCTCTAGAAGATACAGACTGTGAAAAATAACTGATACTCTCTCGAACCACTAATGGCCCCTCAGTGTTGTCTGGGTCAGGACAGCAGTGATTCACAAGAGGGGACAGGTCAGGCCATGCATCTCAGGGAAGCATCTGGGGGGACCTGGGTTAGGTGTAGTGGGGGCAGCTGCAGGGCAGTCAGTGAGCCAGCAGCAGGGTGCCTGATGCCAAGAGGTGTCTCCTTGCTCAGGAGCTGTTtcatgtgagatgaaatctctggCTTGGACTCACAGAGGCAGCAGCGGCTACACTGTGGAGGCTTTGCTACCGAGGGTCAGGAGAGCTGGCCTTGTGGGAAGGTGGGAGCCGCCTGGCCATGAGTCTCAGCACTGCAGTTAGGACAGTGATGGGGATGTCGGAAGCCACCTGCAGGTGGAAGATTGAACACCTGAGAAACACTGAGCAAgaataaaaagttttatttaaaggatagaagagagagagatgggagcTCCCCCGCAGAGAGGGTGTCCAAAGCTGGTACCCAAGGAGTGAGGGTGTCCTGCCTCTTCTAAAGATTTTATATTTCCTTTGTTTTCATGCCCCCTTCTCCCATCTTGCTTATCTGATCAAAAGGTGGAGTGATCCAGAGGCAGGTACCAAGCTGCCCAGGGGTACAGGCAGGAAGGGCAACATCCAGTGGGTGTTTATTagctgtgggagaccaaccttacccgtgactgagtcacactccccagttgggtgctgaggcgctcagtcaagtgggtgctgaggcgctTAGTTACagtaatgtggcagagctttccccacccttcttgggtgcgAGGGTCGGTGTCtcttgcatgggtgtgtcttgccacAGCCCCATGGATGAAGCTCCGCTCCGCTCACCTgttccttgccctgtttaggatagaatcttccatggaagtgccttgtgtgtgttcccttctcttactgtgcccttgggtgtggcctacccaggtgtcaacctctgacagtggacatcatgaagatagactcagccccctgaaacctgaccccttgtctcatttgaatagcttctcaataaaaggggtcagcgcgtgctctcgctctctctctttgtGCGGACACTTAAGGTCAGAGGACccatcacagcgaccccaaaaaaagaggtatttgtgtctcttgtgtggttattttgtgcagcccagtcagcccagttcaaccggagtgacccctgagccttttagtcttgagaacagaaacccggcaattAACAGCTTCCTGCTGGGAGGAGCAGTTCCCTAGAGGCAGGTAACTTTGGCAGCAGGTTGGAGGAGGGGAAGTGCTCTGGAggtattagcattttatttccttttgaatcAGCCACACCAAATCATTCATTGTCATTGTCTACACTGACTGGCCTTTTGCCTGGGCCTTGATACCACGAACAGAGAAATTCCTGAGGCATTactttttgtctattttttcacTAAGCAAATTTCTGGAAATGTATCTATACCCTCATTTTTACTTGATGTCTCTAGAATAGGGTGAGTATTGCTAGATATtagaaacacacatacacacatatatattagttTGTTTTGTAGAAtatcaggggtactctaccattgagctacatcctcagtcccttttcttttttattttgggataagGTCCTGCTAAATTttgagggtctttctaagttccgaggctggttttgaacttgtgaaactCCTGCCTCAACATCCTAAGTCATTGGGATCATAggaatgcaccactgtgcccagcaatatCAGACATAATTTTATCTGAATTTATATCTGATGGATTTTgttctgattttgttttgttttggtattggagatggaacccatgaccttatgcatgctagcccagtgttttaccactgagcaataccCCAGGCCTttgtattgaattttttttttttttttttttggtaccagggattgaactcagggtcacttaatcactgaaccacatccccagccctttttattgcattttatttagagacatggtctcactgagtacttagggccttgctaaattgctgaggctggctttgaactcataatcctcctgactcagcctcccgagctgctgggattacaggcgtgtgccactgtgcccagtgaaGGCTTTGTTTAAATGTGGCTTGGCTCCAGCTGGGAGCCCCTGTGCCGTACTCTGTTGGTGGAGAATCACTATTGGCAATATAGGCAGGGACACCAGGCTTTCCTGAGGGCTGAGATCCCTTCCAGGATGCCGCCACATCCAAAAGTCATGCTTCTGACTTGGTACTCATGCCAGCCCAAGGCTGCAATGCTTGCTTTGGTTGGATTTCAGTGTCTGGCATCCCCACCGCGAAGCTAGTTGAAGCTCATGGGACCTTTGCTTCAGCCACCTGCACAGTCTGCCGAAGATCCTGCCCTGGGGAGGACTTCTGGGTGAGTCGTTCCACTGAGAGTCTCTCTCTCCTGCAATTCATGGGAGTGGAGGTGATCTGGAAAAGTGGTATAACAGCatgaaaatgttttttctttctttttttcttttttttggtaccagggatttagcCCAAGGGTGCTTAGTGAGAGGTCTCACTAAGATGCCTAGGGACTCgctcatttgctgaggctggctttgaatttgtgatctttctgcctcagcctcccaagtcattgggatttcaggtgtgctccACTTCACTTGCCCTTTTCTTTACttttaatttagaaaaataatacaTGCTTATAAACAACTAAGACAGCACAGAATGAATCTCCTTTCAACTAGTTCCTACTGCCCACCTTTAACAATTTGGTGTATGTTTTAGTTAACTTTCTTGTTATTGTAACCAAAGGACTTGACAGCAACAAcacagaaggaaaagtttattttggctcatgattttcaAGAGTGGGTCCATGGTTGgctaactccatagctctgggtcgaggtgaggcagatcatcatggtagaagagcatggtggaggaaaacagctcaggacttgacaaccaggaagcagaaagggcAGTATATGAACCCTAAGGCGTGACTGTAGTGATctgcctcttccagccacaccctacctgctagtttaccacccagttaatccatattaaTGATTTAATCTGCAGATCAGCTCCACCTCTTataataatctaatcattttacccctgagcattcttgcattgtctcacacatgagcttttgggggaaaatcataacagtatataatgtcctaggacttcattttatttttaaattttgagatagggtttcactaagttgcttaggacctcactaaattgctggggctggctttgaacttgccttcctcctgcctcagcctcctgaactgctggattacaggcgtgtaccactgtaCCTAACTGTTCTAGGGCTTTGCATGAGCACCCAGGTTTTTTGTCAGTGTCTGCAGTTCTGCCTGCTCTTTTCGGTCTTCGTATTAACTGTAGAGTGTTAGGTTTAGCCACTCAACTATTACAGGATATCTTTTGATGTTTGTAATTTTCACTATTGAGCATGAAGCAACAGTGATACCTGTGTTAGACCTCTTAGGATTCCTTAGAGAATAGGGTAGGGTGGGGAATATGAGCACAGCAGCCCAGCGAAAGTACGAAGTGCAGGTGAACCATGCACTTGAAGAGGCAGCTGTCTGTTACTGGATCTCACCTCGGCAACAGTAAATGAGTAGAAGATAAATCCCATGCTGTGTGAACACTTTCACGTGCTGTCTCGCTCAGGTTCCTGTTTTCACCCAGGAGTGCGACTGCCGAGTGCCATGTGAACTCTGGGTCACTGTTGGAGGAACTGTCTTACTCTTCTCCACAGcacctg
Encoded proteins:
- the Sirt3 gene encoding NAD-dependent protein deacetylase sirtuin-3, mitochondrial isoform X2, with amino-acid sequence MALWGRRWLASLRLWGPGGGRPGLARAPPSRAWRTVCAGADSVWARAPAEPRPREPGSITSGRRAISLSVGASGIFGSRGNSEKEKLSLQDIAELIRVRACQKVVVMVGAGISTPSGIPDFRSPGSGLYSNLQQYNIPYPEAIFELEFFFHNPKPFFTLAKELYPGNYRPNATHYFLRLLHDKGLLLRLYTQNIDGLERVSGIPTAKLVEAHGTFASATCTVCRRSCPGEDFWADVMADRVPCCPVCTGIVKPDIVFFGEPLPQRFLLHVVDFPMADLLLILGTSLEVEPFASLSEAVGSSVPRLLINRDLVGPFTWRPRRRDVAQLGDVIHSVERLVELLGWTEEMQDLVQRETGKLDGRDR
- the Sirt3 gene encoding NAD-dependent protein deacetylase sirtuin-3, mitochondrial isoform X5, which encodes MALWGRRWLASLRLWGPGGGRPGLARAPPSRAWRTVCAGADSVWARAPAEPRPREPGSITSGRRAISLSVGASGIFGSRGNSEKEKLSLQDIAELIRVRACQKVVVMVGAGISTPSGIPDFRSPGSGLYSNLQQYNIPYPEAIFELEFFFHNPKPFFTLAKELYPGNYRPNATHYFLRLLHDKGLLLRLYTQNIDGLERAQGCNACFGWISVSGIPTAKLVEAHGTFASATCTVCRRSCPGEDFWVSRSTESLSLLQFMGVEVIWKSGLNPVPHAYETSALPLNHSPSPVVSFKIRKRESST
- the Sirt3 gene encoding NAD-dependent protein deacetylase sirtuin-3, mitochondrial isoform X1 yields the protein MALWGRRWLASLRLWGPGGGRPGLARAPPSRAWRTVCAGADSVWARAPAEPRPREPGSITSGRRAISLSVGASGIFGSRGNSEKEKLSLQDIAELIRVRACQKVVVMVGAGISTPSGIPDFRSPGSGLYSNLQQYNIPYPEAIFELEFFFHNPKPFFTLAKELYPGNYRPNATHYFLRLLHDKGLLLRLYTQNIDGLERAQGCNACFGWISVSGIPTAKLVEAHGTFASATCTVCRRSCPGEDFWADVMADRVPCCPVCTGIVKPDIVFFGEPLPQRFLLHVVDFPMADLLLILGTSLEVEPFASLSEAVGSSVPRLLINRDLVGPFTWRPRRRDVAQLGDVIHSVERLVELLGWTEEMQDLVQRETGKLDGRDR
- the Sirt3 gene encoding NAD-dependent protein deacetylase sirtuin-3, mitochondrial isoform X6, with the translated sequence MVGAGISTPSGIPDFRSPGSGLYSNLQQYNIPYPEAIFELEFFFHNPKPFFTLAKELYPGNYRPNATHYFLRLLHDKGLLLRLYTQNIDGLERAQGCNACFGWISVSGIPTAKLVEAHGTFASATCTVCRRSCPGEDFWADVMADRVPCCPVCTGIVKPDIVFFGEPLPQRFLLHVVDFPMADLLLILGTSLEVEPFASLSEAVGSSVPRLLINRDLVGPFTWRPRRRDVAQLGDVIHSVERLVELLGWTEEMQDLVQRETGKLDGRDR
- the Sirt3 gene encoding NAD-dependent protein deacetylase sirtuin-3, mitochondrial isoform X3; its protein translation is MALWGRRWLASLRLWGPGGGRPGLARAPPSRAWRTVCAGADSVWARAPAEPRPREPGSITSGRRAISLSVGASGIFGSRGNSEKEKLSLQDIAELIRVRACQKVVVMVGAGISTPSGIPDFRSPGSGLYSNLQQYNIPYPEAIFELEFFFHNPKPFFTLAKELYPGNYRPNATHYFLRLLHDKGLLLRLYTQNIDGLERAQGCNACFGWISVSGIPTAKLVEAHGTFASATCTVCRRSCPGEDFWVEPFASLSEAVGSSVPRLLINRDLVGPFTWRPRRRDVAQLGDVIHSVERLVELLGWTEEMQDLVQRETGKLDGRDR
- the Sirt3 gene encoding NAD-dependent protein deacetylase sirtuin-3, mitochondrial isoform X4, with the translated sequence MALWGRRWLASLRLWGPGGGRPGLARAPPSRAWRTVCAGADSVWARAPAEPRPREPGSITSGRRAISLSVGASGIFGSRGNSEKEKLSLQDIAELIRVRACQKVVVMVGAGISTPSGIPDFRSPGSGLYSNLQQYNIPYPEAIFELEFFFHNPKPFFTLAKELYPGNYRPNATHYFLRLLHDKGLLLRLYTQNIDGLERVSGIPTAKLVEAHGTFASATCTVCRRSCPGEDFWVEPFASLSEAVGSSVPRLLINRDLVGPFTWRPRRRDVAQLGDVIHSVERLVELLGWTEEMQDLVQRETGKLDGRDR